A window of the Ostrea edulis chromosome 1, xbOstEdul1.1, whole genome shotgun sequence genome harbors these coding sequences:
- the LOC125657418 gene encoding uncharacterized protein LOC125657418 isoform X2, giving the protein MTIANHYSKTLLRAIPDFSVQETMNELRLFKKILYRKHGSKVQELKWCDAHDPEFPMLMAVIELLGCIPPTSVSCETTFSHMKLVKTSRRTRLQTSTLNDILMVKLQSPRVTEFDPTSSIDKWLSLALKPRLPNYQRAKKAGQSTNVIDVGSSIDITELQDLSENTDINNIPESMDKDTTDSEADEFQGSAENAVMDNDDMFALEEIYESKDDDENDHYCDEFRDEHDNWALMFELVRD; this is encoded by the exons ATGACCATTGCCAACCATTACAGCAAAACTCTTCTAAGAGCCATACCAGATTTTTCTGTTCAGGAGACCATGAATGAGCTCAGGCTTTTCAAGAAAATTCTCTACAGAAA ACATGGAAGTAAAGTTCAGGAATTGAAATGGTGTGATGCTCATGATCCTGAGTTTCCAATGCTGATGGCCGTGATTGAGCTTCTAGGATGCATTCCCCCTACAAGCGTCAGCTGTGAGACTACTTTTTCTCACATGAAACTTGTTAAGACAAGTAGACGAACACGCCTTCAAACCTCTACCCTCAACGATATTCTCATGGTCAAACTTCAAAGTCCACGAGTTACAGAATTTGACCCTACGTCATCTATTGACAAATGGCTG TCCTTAGCTCTGAAGCCACGTCTGCCAAACTACCAGAGGGCAAAGAAAGCTGGTCAGTCCACCAATGTGATTGATGTGGGATCCTCCATTGACATCACTGAACTTCAAG ATTTGTCAGAAAACACAGACATAAATAACATTCCTGAGAGCATGGACAAAGACACAACTGATTCTGAAGCTGATGAATTTCAAG GCTCAGCAGAAAACGCAGTTATGGACAACGACGACATGTTTGCTCTAGAAGAAATTTATGAGTCCAAGGATGATGACGAAAACGATCATTATTGTGATGAATTTCGAGATGAACATGATAATTGGGCATTGATGTTTGAGCTAGTTAGagattaa
- the LOC125657418 gene encoding zinc finger protein 862-like isoform X1 translates to MLGLKFVEGAIPGKKLKLSNPDSTKNNKNYEAKRPPRKFNPKWKEGRSWLTYNDEKSAMTCSVCVERYASKSGSNRTPTGISSNLKGQNTFLDGCTNFRVTAVVDHESSVAHKKAIEFQNASAKTGSDILTNTSAGKALQSLRKAEKDRLVFLFRNAHAVMKHNRPMRDYTWLCSLDQVKGIDLGGTYINDKAAIEFVKSIAATERDNTVDFLSKVNFFSIMMDGSTDISGDEQEALYLRFSLHGKVTERFLAIGTPNSTCAVDLESFLMKVFTDCRIDKAKLVGMGSDGASNMVGKKGGLSALLKNNINDELVNVHCFAHRLELAFRDVLKKSKLYDRLMTLLIGLYYFYTKQYKNKRGLLDAIRALNVKGVVPTKVTGTRWLAHLFRGMNNMMRTFQAYEAHLCSLSHKNPKAEGLAKILLRKDLVCFVLFLQEALEPLMRLSLKLQKTESTVADSVIWAESTIELLEEFKTSLC, encoded by the exons ATGTTGGGACTGAAATTTGTTGAGGGTGCTATACCAGGAAAAAAACTAAAGCTTAGCAATCCCGATTCAACGAAAAACAACAAGAATTACGAGGCGAAAAGACCTCCACGAAAATTTAACCCAAAATGGAAGGAGGGGCGATCATGGCTGACTTACAACGACGAGAAAAGTGCAATGACTTGTTCAGTGTGTGTCGAGCGTTATGCTTCAAAGTCAGGTTCCAATCGTACCCCAACTGGAATAAGCTCAAACTTAAAAGGTCAGAACACCTTTTTAGACGGATGCACAAATTTCAGAGTGACTGCTGTGGTCGACCACGAGTCCAGCGTTGCTCATAAAAAGGCCATAGAATTTCAAAATGCGTCTGCTAAGACAGGGTCGGATATTTTGACCAACACTTCTGCCGGCAAAGCTTTACAGTCGTTAAGAAAAGCTGAAAAAGACAGActtgtttttttatttcgaaATGCTCATGCTGTTATGAAGCACAATCGGCCAATGCGTGACTACACATGGTTGTGTTCATTGGATCAAGTTAAag GTATTGATCTAGGCGGCACATATATCAACGACAAAGCTGCCATTGAATTTGTGAAGTCAATAGCTGCTACCGAGAGAGACAACACTGTAGATTTTCTCAGCAAAGTCAACTTTTTCTCTATCATGATGGACGGATCAACTGACATCAGTGGTGATGAACAGGAGGCACTTTATTTGCGGTTCTCCTTGCATGGAAAAGTCACAGAGAGATTCCTAGCAATTGGAACACCAAATAGCACCTGTGCAGTTGACTTGGAATCCTTTTTGATGAAGGTGTTTACTGATTGCAGGATTGATAAAG CAAAACTGGTTGGAATGGGGAGTGATGGGGCCTCAAACATGGTGGGGAAAAAAGGAGGACTCTCTGCtctgttgaaaaacaacatTAACGATGAACTTGTTAATGTCCATTGCTTTGCGCATAGACTTGAACTGGCGTTCAGGGATGTACTCAAAAAAAGCAAACTGTACGATAGACTTATGACGTTACTGATAGGTCTGTACTATTTTTACACAAAACAGTACAAAAACAAGCGGGGGCTACTTGATGCTATCAGAGCTTTAAATGTGAAGGGTGTGGTGCCTACAAAGGTGACCGGAACACGTTGGCTAGCCCATTTGTTCCGTGGGATGAACAACATGATGCGTACTTTCCAAGCATATGAGGCACATCTCTGTAGCCTGAGCCACAAGAATCCTAAAGCAGAGGGCCTGGCAAAGATCTTGTTGAGGAAAGACCTTGTGTGCTTTGTTCTTTTTCTCCAG GAAGCTTTAGAACCTCTCATGAGACTGTCGCTTAAACTGCAAAAAACAGAATCCACTGTGGCTGATAGTGTTATTTGGGCAGAATCCACCATAGAGTTGTTGGAAGAGTTCAAGACCAG tCTTTGCTGA